The genomic stretch TAACTTTTTTTGGCATGAAATAACCGTCCCTGATTTAGCATGCTTGCCCTTCTGCTCGTATCCAAAATTCATCTGTAATGAATACCTAATTTATGTATAAGTATACTAATCTTAGTAAACCAGATCAGATTTGACCTTGCAAATGTAAAACAAATAAGCTTGAGGTTTATACATAAAATCATGTATTAACAGAGAGTTATTTCTATAAAATCACAGGTAGGCCTGCATGGAAGCAAATATAGACAATATAAATGAAGACATCGATGTCATTGACACAATAGAAGTTGAAGGTGAATTTATCATGGAACAGCGTCACAGCAATGAGCGGCGGCAACGTCTATTAAAACATAATCCTCGCTACGAACGTCGAGTCAGTAAACGACGTGACGCCCATAGCGGTAAGATTGATATCACCGTTTAATGGTGATGATGGTGATGTGGTTTCGCATTTCTAAAGCTATGCGGTAATAACTCCAACATAAAGCTACGAGCACCGCGACGTAAAATACTAATCGCAAATAACACTGTCACTATCGCTAAACTTGCATAACGCCACCAGTCATCTTGCCAATGCGGTGCCAACGTTAACCAAGGTTTCGGTAACTCAGGTACCCAATACATAATGCCTAAGCCCAGTAATAGCGCGACAGTGACTATCGCAGTCACGACAGCCATGGCAATACGCTTACCTTGGTTATCCTTAATAAAGCGATATAAATCAAGGTTCAATGTTGGTCCAACTAAACTAAAGGCCACCACGGCACCAGGTGATACACCCGCAACCAGCATGATAGCCAACACTGGCGTAATACCTGTCGCACAGAAGTGGAACGGCAAGGCAATCAGAATAGCTAATACAACCTGTAACCAAGGTTCTTGCTGTAAGAATTCCCAGCCGATGGTTGGCGTAAATGTTGCTGCCGCAATCAAACCAAACAATACCCAAGGTGCGGTATGATCAATAAGGTGTGAAAAACCATGCTCAAAAGCACGTTTAAGACGTGACGTTGATGCCTCTAATTCTTCGGTCGTCGCGCAAGTATCACTATTCAAATCATGCTTTTTGAATAGTGTTCCAATCAACAGGCCTAACGTCACCGCTAATATTATCGCCATCACTAAACGTATACCAACCCATTCAACGCCTAACAAAGGCAATGAAATAAGTAACGCATCAAAGCCTATCACAGGTGACGCAACTAAAAATGAAACCGCTAATGCAGAACCACAACCAGCTTTAATTAATTGCTTATACATGCCTGATGCATCAGGTATGCAAATCGGCAATGGCAAACCAATTAATGTGCCTTTCAATGCACCGGCAACTGAGCCCGTACTGCGTAATTGCCCAACCATGTTGAATGCAGGTTTAATAAAATTAATTAACCAAGTTAAAAGATAAGCGAATAATAACGCTGGCGCAGCATGTAACGATAAGCTCACGAAGCGCAATAAGGTTTCCGCTGTTTCACTGCCATGTGCATGTCCTGCGTGATCATCATCGTGTCCTACATGGTCGTCATGTCCTGCATGGTCATCATGTCCTACATGATCATCATGTCCTGCATGGTCATCGTGACCTACGTGGTCATCATGTCCTGCATGGTCATCATGTCCTGCATGGTCATCATGTCCTACATGTTCATCATGTCCTGCATGGTCATCGTGACCTACGTGGTCATCATGTCCTACATGATCATCGTGACCTGCATGGTCATCGTGACCTGCGTGGTCATCATGTCCTGCATGGTCATCGTGACCTGCATGGTCATCGTGACCTGCGTGGTCATCATGTCCTATGTGGTCATCGTGTCCTACATGATCATCGTGACCTGCATGGTCATCGTGACCTGCGTGGTCATCATGTACTACGTGGTCATCATGTACTACGTGGTCATCGTGTCCTACATGGTCATCGTGACCAGCATGGTCATCATGTCCTGCATGGTCATGTCCTGCATGGTCGTCATGCTCTAATGAAGTGGCCGCGACTACTGTCGATTTTTCAGCGGGTCCGTGGTTATGCGGTGCATAACCTAACCAATGCGGCAGTAACACAGCAAGTAAACACATGGCGCCAATTAAACTACCCGTACCTGCGGCAAATTTATCACGTTGCGTTTCTTTACCGTGTTCTTGTTTGTAAGGCTGGTGAAATACCACATGTAAGATAGAGCCCATGACTAACGCTTGGAACCAGATCAACCAATTACCGCTATCGTGCGCAATCAGTTCACCGCCCAACCAAGCACCAGCAGCCGTTGCCACTGACATTGCCGTTAATACAGCCAAAGGTAACGCTCTGCCATAATGTGGGCGTAACAACCACCATACGGTCAAACCAACAGGGAAACGATGCAGCACCACACCAATTGCTAATAAATAAGCCGTCTGATCATCTTCAATCGCCAGTGCACCACCATCGGTGATCGCATGTAAAACTAACCCTAACACACCTAGTATTAAGGTAAGCGAATGGGTTTGCTTGGCAATTTTATGGAATATTTTTTCGACAATACCAGGACCAAACAAGCCAACTAGCATTAAGCCAAGCACGGCAATACCGCCACTTTCCAGTAACTCAGGCAAGATATGGAATAAGACCAAACCGCCAATAGAAACAAAGATAAAGCTATCAAAGAAAGCAAAACGATCGGATTTAGAGCCGACGAATCTACATAAATATGGGCCAAGGAAGAGCGTTGCAATGCTCAGAAATAACAATAAAGACATGGTATAAACACGAGGGTCAGTAAACAAGCGTTATAATATAACATAACATTTGTAGCTGACGCCAGTTAGAATTGTTATGTTATAACAATTCTAACTGGTTTTGATAAAAAACACCTAAAAACAGTCGTAGAGGAAAATTATTTTACGACTTTAATATTGTGTTTTTCTAATAGATGTACGTACTCTAACGACGCGTCTTCGTCAGTGATCACCATATCAACCTGTTCGAATTGATATAATGGCGTATTGTGCACTTGCCCAAATTTAGAAGAATCAGTGATAACAATATTCTGTGCACCTTTCTCTAAAATAGCGACTCCCACATCAGCACGCATCATATTACGGCTCGTAAAACCAGTGTTCGGGTGCAAGCCATCAATGCCTAAGAATGCTTTAGTAAAGTGAGTGTGTTTGATGCAAAGACGCGTCAATGTACCCACCATACTTTCACTTTCATGTTGATATAAACCGCCTAACACAATGATTTTAACGTCTGTTTCTTTCATCAAGTGCGCAATGTAGCTGCTTGGTGTAATGATAGTTACATCACTACGTTTGCCGAGTTCTTTAGCCAATAATGCATTTGCACTACCGCCTTCGATCATGACTGTTTCACCATGCTCAACCAGACTTGCGGCACACATCGCCATCTTACGTTTGTGTTCGTAATTAACCGTAATACGGTGAGACACGTTATCGGTATTATGTGGAGTAGCACCACCATGAACACGACGGATGAAGCCTTCTTTTTCTAACTTGTTCAGATCATGACGGATCGTGACCTCTGAAACACCCAGCTTAATCGACATTTCGCCGACAGACGCGCGTCCCTCTTCATTTACCAGATTAATAATATCAGTATGTCGTTGCTGCATGATTTCTCATATCCCACACAATTTAAGTTACCTATTAAGTAGATAGTACCACTTTCATCTGAAAGTCATAAGCACTAATTAAAACTACAAATTGAAAATCCCAAATACATAGCGTAACTGAGATCTTCATCGCTAATGCTAAGTCTAGCTTACTGTATCGACCATGACTTGCCGTGCCAAGTTTGAATGATGTGAGAAATTTCATACCAATCGTGTGCACAAGTGACTAGTTCTCTAAACACCTTATTATGTGGTTGTTTTATCATGATACAGTTATCGATGCCGGCATTTTTAGCATCCACTAGATTGTCATATTTATCATCGACAAAAGCATGAATTTCATGTGTTTCTTGAATTTTATTTAAATAAGTCGCTTTTGACTCACCAAATTCAACAAAGAAAATTTCTTTAAAAATATTACCAAAGCAATGATACATATTGGCGCGACGTAGCGCTTCAACTTGTGCATCACGGCTACAGGCGGTAATACAGAATATTTCATAACCTTCTTGCGCTAACTTAGTTAGAATTCGAGATGCGCCTGGCAATGCGTCCAACGCGCCAAATTGCCAGCTAGATGCAAACTCTTTTAATATTTTAACGTCCTGACCTTCTTTAATTCCCAACCATTCACATAAGTCCCATGCTAATGGCTTACCTGTCACTTGCTTATCATATTGATGATTAACAAATTCACGTAACCGAGAACCAAAATCTAATACTGTATCATCAATATCAATGACTATCGCTTTCATAGGCGTACTTCCATTTTTGTGCTTATTTCTGTCATTAATCGTTATATAACATACGATGATGTTAGTCGAAGGGCAATATTACATAGATAACAGATGATGTATATTAATCTTCTATAAAATCAAGTCGCTAATACTAACTTAATAGTCAAAAAATCGAGAGTACTATTTCGCGGTAATAGGCGAGATACCTGTCTTTCGGATATTAAAAAGGCACCCTGAGGTGCCTTCATATTTACGCATATCTATCTAACGATTAAATCACTCGAGAAAACTGCTGCTGACGTGCGCGTTGACGTAAATACACATCGAAACACATGCAAATATTACGGATCAACAACTTACCTTTCGGGGCAACCTGCAGCATATTATCTTCAATAATAACCAGTTCGTCATTAATGAACGTTTGCAATAATTCCATGTCTTCAGCAAAGTAGCTCGCGAAATCAAGGTCAAATGTTTGCGCTATTTTGTCCATATCTAATTCAAAATTACACATCAATTGCTTGATAACAGCGCGACGAATTGAATCATCATCATTCAGCCCCACGCCACGCCATTGCGCATGACCGAGTTCTTCAACTTGCTGGTAATAGGTTTTCAAGTCTTTTTGATTTTGCGAATATGCATTACCGATTTGGCTAATTGAAGAAACACCCAGACCTAATAAATCACTTTCACCTTGGGTTGTATAGCCCTGGAAGTTACGATGCAATATACCTTCACGCTGCGCAATGGCTAATTCATCATCCGGTTTAGCAAAGTGATCCATACCAATAAACTGGTAACCGTTGTCAGTTAAAAATGAAATAGCGTCTTCCAAAATCGCTAAGCGATCTGAAGCTGACGGCATATCTTCTTCTTTCATTTTACGCTGACCAGCAAACAAACTCGGTATGTGCGCATAGTTAAATACAGTTAATCGAGCCGGGTCTAAATCAAGTACACGTTCTAACGTCTTATGGAAAGTGTCTTTCGTTTGGTGTGGTAAGCCATAGATTAAATCAATGTTAGTCGATTTAAAACCAAGTTCATGGGCACGTTTAATAATGGCAAAAATGAAATCTTCATCTTGCTCACGGTTAACGGCAACTTGTACTTTTTTATCAAAATCTTGAACACCCAGACTTAAACGGTTAAAACCAACCTTAGATAATAGATCAATAGTACTCAGCTCAATTTCACGCGGATCAACTTCAATCGAAATTTCAGCATTGTCGTCAAAATTAAAACTGTCTTTTAATACGTCAATCAAACGTTGAATTTGTGGCTGTGTTAAAAACGTTGGCGTACCACCACCCCAATGTAATTGCGATACATTACGGTCTTTAAAAAATGGTGCTTGTAACTTAATTTCAGCTTCGAGTACATCAAGGTACTTATCGGCTTTATGCAAATGACGCGTAATCACCTTGTTACAACCACAGTAATAACAAAGCTTATGACAGAAAGGAATATGCACATACAATGACAACGGTTTATCTGGCGTCTCGTCGCAAGCAAAGCGAAAGTCTTGATAACCAAACGATTCATCAAATTCCAACGCGGTTGGATACGATGTATATCTTGGGCCACTGTAATTATATTTTTCGATCATAGCCTGATCCCAGACTAATTTTTGATTTAGCATATTCATCCCCTAAGACAAGTCGCGATAGTATGCCGAAAAGAAATACCGAGCAATTTGTCTTACATCATAATATTAACGATTAGCGCGTTATTAATTAACATTCAAAGGTAGTTAAGCGAGCAACATCTTGTTGCACACGCTCAGCATATTCACCTTCAAAACGAAAACGGTTTAAGTCTAATTGCATGCGCTCTTTTTTTGATAACTCACTGCGGGCATCCATAATCGGCATGTGTTTTATTTTGTCATAAAACGCATGTAAATCAGGATACAGCTTAACCCAATCAACAGGTTCCGAAGCAGGAATAGCGGCGAGTAACTTGCAGATACGGATTGTGCCTTCAGACAAGTCACACTCTTCACTTCCCATCGCTTTAGCAATAATCTGTACACTTTCAGTGATACGCACTTTACGTGCAGCAATGGCGTCATTTTGTTGATTTAGCTGCTGCACTTGTTGCGCTTTTACACGATACAATAAACGTCCCGCATATACTGATAATGCCAGAATGATCAGGCATCCACTGCCGATTAAAATCATCCAACTCGCTTGCATTATTAGTCCTCGTTATCGTTTTTCTTTAATTTTTTTTCTGTTGCTAGGAAACGCTCATACAATTCATCTTCAGATAATTGTTCAGTATTCGTATTCAACGCTTTAGCATCAAGTTCTGCCATCATCGCTTCATCCCACTCAGCTTCATCGTACTCTTCGTCGAATTCTTCGTCGTCAGCATAACCCAGTTCTTCAAGTAAGAATGCGTGACGCTCTACACCTTGATCGACATAATCTTGATCATCATGGTTTAGTACTTCGTTGTTATCTAAACGCAGTAATAGACCATTTAAACGTGCATCACTTTCTAACTTATCAAGCTCTTGCTCAAACGTTAATACAGGTGTCACAGGTTTCACGTCTGCTTTCGGCTGTTTTACTTTTATAATTGCAGGTTGTGCAACAGGCGTTGGCGCAGAAACGAGTTGAATTGGTGCTTTACTGCCGATACGTGGATCACTCGATTTACGTGGGCCGCCTGTACCTTTTTTACCTTTTTCAGCTTCAGCCGTTTTATTACCAGATGCTAAACCTTTACGTTTTTTTAATCGTTTTTGCTTGCGCGCTTCTACTGCTTGCGTATTCGTTTCACGTTTACTACGGTCTGATTTAGCAATTGCTAACGGGCCGCCTGAGCGTTCTTTTCTTTTACGAGTCATAGTATTCTCTGTTTTAAATCTGTCTAATAACAAGGTTAACAATAAGCTTGTTTACAATCTTGTTGATTAGTGGGGTATCGTATTTCGCCTTATTTAAAGATAGTCAATTTACCAATCTTTATTAAGGGCATAAGTAGGCAATTCTTTAAGTGAGCGCAGACTACCAAAAAAGCAAGGAAGAAAAAAGATAATTTAGATAAGATGAAAATAAAAAACTCAGCCGAGGCTGAGTTTTTTACGATATAAAATGTTCCTACTAAACAAAAATGATTAGTGGAGGCCACCTAGATATTTAGAAATAATTTCCATATCCGCTGGTTTCATTTTATATGCGATATCATGCATCATGCCATTTTGGTCATTTGCACGTTCTTTGCTACTGAATTTCTCTAGCTGTGCTTTAATATAATCAGCATGTTGTCCAGAGATTTTCGGGAATTTAGCCGTTTCGCTACCATTACCACGAGGGCCATGACATGCAGCACAAGCAGTAATACCACGTTCGATGTCGCCACCACGGTATAATAATTGACCAGCAGCAACCACTTCTTCAGGTGTTTCTTCAGGCTTCATTGTTTGCGCTGAATAGAATGCAGCAAGATCCTGCATATTTTCTTCAGTTAACATTGCCGCCATACCCATCATGACAGGATCGTTACGACCCTTTTCACCACCAGTTTGCATAGCAAGTTGAAAATCTTTCAACTGCTTAACAAGGTACGAAGCATTCTGCCCCGCTAGTTTAGGATAGATACTTGCAGGGCTATTGCCATCAGCACCATGACACGCAGTACATGTACCAGAAATAGCTTCACCCGCAGCTGCATCCCCTGCAGCTTGGGCAGTACCCATTAATCCGATTAACATTGCAAAAGATAAGACAAGACTTTTCATAGCATTCCACTTGTTATTTTCAGCTTCCGATCCCATGTCACGGCGTGACATGTTACACTTATTATTATTCTATTTGACTATTTTACACATTTTCAAAAAAAAGTAATCATTTAACACAATTTCAATGAGAGATATTAAATTGGATAACAAAAAGATACACTTCGAAAACGCTGCCTTTAGGATTAGTGCGCCAGACATTAGTCACCTAACAGACGATTCGGGCATTGAAATTGCTTTCGCTGGGCGATCTAATGCAGGTAAATCAAGTGCATTAAACACTTTGACACGCCAAAAAAGCTTAGCGAGAACCAGTAAAACACCTGGCCGTACGCAACTAATTAACGTATTTGAAATCGAAGACGGCAAACGCCTAATCGACTTACCTGGTTATGGTTTTGCAAAAGTACCTTTTGAAGTAAAGAAAAAATGGCAGAAAGCGTTAGGTGAATACCTGCAAAAACGCGATTCATTAAAAGGGATCGTGGTATTAATGGATATCCGTCATCCATTAAAAGAATTAGATAAGCAATTAATTCTTTGGGCGATTGATTCTGACATTCCAGTTATGGCGTTATTAACCAAAGCGGATAAATTAAAACAAGGCGTTCGCAGCAAAACGGTTAAAGAGGTAAAAGAAGCAGTGAAAGAATTTGGTGGTGACGTAACAGTTGCACCATTCTCGTCATTAAAACATACCGGTATTGATGTGCTTAAAAACAAGCTATGTGAATGGTATGCGCTAGAACCTTCAACAGGTACTCCAAGTGAAGACGCGGAAGAGTACGATGACAGTGACTACGAATACATTAACGAAGACGATTAGTCGTTACTGAATTGTAGGCAAAAAAAACGCCTCGTCAAAAAGTGACGTGGCGATGAATAATAAATTCAATTTGAAACAAAAGGTTTGAAATATAATTTCGAACCTCCATACCCTACCCCGCCAATATACTGCAAACTTATTTCACACGAAAGTAAAATACGTTATTTAGTTACATTTTTTGTGACAAAGCGCACTAATAGCTTTTTATTATGTATAAAAACAACAAAACCAGCCCTAAGACTGGTTTTAGTTTCTATACTTAATATACTCGCGTTATAAAATTTGCGTGTAATCAGTCCCTAATAGGATATTAATGTGCTTCGTCCCAGTTATCACCCACACCAGCTTCAGCAAGTAGTGGTACATCTAACGACATTGCCGCAGCCATCAACTCTTTAATTTTTTCAACATAAGCATCAACATGCTGCTCTTTAATTTCAAAAACCAATTCATCGTGCACTTGCATTAGCATGCGAATAGAATCCGTTTCTACCGTTTCCATCCAACCTGCAACATTGATCATCGCCTTCTTGATGATGTCTGATGCAGTACCTTGCATTGGTGCATTAATCGCTGCACGTTCAGCCGCCATTTGACGCATTTTATTACGCGCATTAATTTCTGGTAAATATAAACGACGACCAGACAGCGTTTCAACATAACCTTTGTCTTTCGCTACTTTACGCGTGTCATCCATATACGTTAATACGCCAGGGTAACGTTCGAAGTAACGCGCCATATAGTGCTTAGCTTCTTTTTGCGGTACGTTTAACTGACGACCTAAACCAAATGCACTCATGCCATAAATAAGTCCGAAGTTAATCGCTTTTGCGCTACGGCGTTGATCTGTCGTGACATCCGCTAAATCAACAGAGAATACTTCAGCAGCGGTTGCGCTGTGAATATCTTTACCTTCCGAGAACGCGGTTAATAAACCGATATCTTGTGATAAATGCGCCATAATACGTAATTCAATTTGGCTGTAATCCACCGCTACATATTTATAACCGGTTTCAGGAATAAACGCCTGACGGATACGTCGACCTTCGCCTGCACGTACAGGAATATTTTGTAGATTTGGATCGCTTGATGATAAACGGCCCGTCGCAGTAACAGCTTGATGATAAGAGGTATGTACGCGACCCGTTTTTTCTTCGATCAAGGTTGGTAACTTATCCGTATACGTTGATTTCAGTTTACTTAAACTACGGTATTCTAAAATCAA from Moritella marina ATCC 15381 encodes the following:
- a CDS encoding permease — its product is MSLLLFLSIATLFLGPYLCRFVGSKSDRFAFFDSFIFVSIGGLVLFHILPELLESGGIAVLGLMLVGLFGPGIVEKIFHKIAKQTHSLTLILGVLGLVLHAITDGGALAIEDDQTAYLLAIGVVLHRFPVGLTVWWLLRPHYGRALPLAVLTAMSVATAAGAWLGGELIAHDSGNWLIWFQALVMGSILHVVFHQPYKQEHGKETQRDKFAAGTGSLIGAMCLLAVLLPHWLGYAPHNHGPAEKSTVVAATSLEHDDHAGHDHAGHDDHAGHDDHVGHDDHVVHDDHVVHDDHAGHDDHAGHDDHVGHDDHIGHDDHAGHDDHAGHDDHAGHDDHAGHDDHAGHDDHVGHDDHVGHDDHAGHDEHVGHDDHAGHDDHAGHDDHVGHDDHAGHDDHVGHDDHAGHDDHVGHDDDHAGHAHGSETAETLLRFVSLSLHAAPALLFAYLLTWLINFIKPAFNMVGQLRSTGSVAGALKGTLIGLPLPICIPDASGMYKQLIKAGCGSALAVSFLVASPVIGFDALLISLPLLGVEWVGIRLVMAIILAVTLGLLIGTLFKKHDLNSDTCATTEELEASTSRLKRAFEHGFSHLIDHTAPWVLFGLIAAATFTPTIGWEFLQQEPWLQVVLAILIALPFHFCATGITPVLAIMLVAGVSPGAVVAFSLVGPTLNLDLYRFIKDNQGKRIAMAVVTAIVTVALLLGLGIMYWVPELPKPWLTLAPHWQDDWWRYASLAIVTVLFAISILRRGARSFMLELLPHSFRNAKPHHHHHH
- a CDS encoding DNA-binding transcriptional regulator YciT, whose product is MQQRHTDIINLVNEEGRASVGEMSIKLGVSEVTIRHDLNKLEKEGFIRRVHGGATPHNTDNVSHRITVNYEHKRKMAMCAASLVEHGETVMIEGGSANALLAKELGKRSDVTIITPSSYIAHLMKETDVKIIVLGGLYQHESESMVGTLTRLCIKHTHFTKAFLGIDGLHPNTGFTSRNMMRADVGVAILEKGAQNIVITDSSKFGQVHNTPLYQFEQVDMVITDEDASLEYVHLLEKHNIKVVK
- a CDS encoding 5' nucleotidase, NT5C type, producing MIVCYITINDRNKHKNGSTPMKAIVIDIDDTVLDFGSRLREFVNHQYDKQVTGKPLAWDLCEWLGIKEGQDVKILKEFASSWQFGALDALPGASRILTKLAQEGYEIFCITACSRDAQVEALRRANMYHCFGNIFKEIFFVEFGESKATYLNKIQETHEIHAFVDDKYDNLVDAKNAGIDNCIMIKQPHNKVFRELVTCAHDWYEISHIIQTWHGKSWSIQ
- the hemN gene encoding oxygen-independent coproporphyrinogen III oxidase, which codes for MLNQKLVWDQAMIEKYNYSGPRYTSYPTALEFDESFGYQDFRFACDETPDKPLSLYVHIPFCHKLCYYCGCNKVITRHLHKADKYLDVLEAEIKLQAPFFKDRNVSQLHWGGGTPTFLTQPQIQRLIDVLKDSFNFDDNAEISIEVDPREIELSTIDLLSKVGFNRLSLGVQDFDKKVQVAVNREQDEDFIFAIIKRAHELGFKSTNIDLIYGLPHQTKDTFHKTLERVLDLDPARLTVFNYAHIPSLFAGQRKMKEEDMPSASDRLAILEDAISFLTDNGYQFIGMDHFAKPDDELAIAQREGILHRNFQGYTTQGESDLLGLGVSSISQIGNAYSQNQKDLKTYYQQVEELGHAQWRGVGLNDDDSIRRAVIKQLMCNFELDMDKIAQTFDLDFASYFAEDMELLQTFINDELVIIEDNMLQVAPKGKLLIRNICMCFDVYLRQRARQQQFSRVI
- a CDS encoding DUF2489 domain-containing protein; the protein is MQASWMILIGSGCLIILALSVYAGRLLYRVKAQQVQQLNQQNDAIAARKVRITESVQIIAKAMGSEECDLSEGTIRICKLLAAIPASEPVDWVKLYPDLHAFYDKIKHMPIMDARSELSKKERMQLDLNRFRFEGEYAERVQQDVARLTTFEC
- the yihI gene encoding Der GTPase-activating protein YihI; this translates as MTRKRKERSGGPLAIAKSDRSKRETNTQAVEARKQKRLKKRKGLASGNKTAEAEKGKKGTGGPRKSSDPRIGSKAPIQLVSAPTPVAQPAIIKVKQPKADVKPVTPVLTFEQELDKLESDARLNGLLLRLDNNEVLNHDDQDYVDQGVERHAFLLEELGYADDEEFDEEYDEAEWDEAMMAELDAKALNTNTEQLSEDELYERFLATEKKLKKNDNED
- a CDS encoding c-type cytochrome; amino-acid sequence: MKSLVLSFAMLIGLMGTAQAAGDAAAGEAISGTCTACHGADGNSPASIYPKLAGQNASYLVKQLKDFQLAMQTGGEKGRNDPVMMGMAAMLTEENMQDLAAFYSAQTMKPEETPEEVVAAGQLLYRGGDIERGITACAACHGPRGNGSETAKFPKISGQHADYIKAQLEKFSSKERANDQNGMMHDIAYKMKPADMEIISKYLGGLH
- the yihA gene encoding ribosome biogenesis GTP-binding protein YihA/YsxC, with product MDNKKIHFENAAFRISAPDISHLTDDSGIEIAFAGRSNAGKSSALNTLTRQKSLARTSKTPGRTQLINVFEIEDGKRLIDLPGYGFAKVPFEVKKKWQKALGEYLQKRDSLKGIVVLMDIRHPLKELDKQLILWAIDSDIPVMALLTKADKLKQGVRSKTVKEVKEAVKEFGGDVTVAPFSSLKHTGIDVLKNKLCEWYALEPSTGTPSEDAEEYDDSDYEYINEDD